A region from the Natronoarchaeum mannanilyticum genome encodes:
- a CDS encoding FAD-dependent oxidoreductase yields the protein MTTFVVVGGDAAGMSAASKAKRDDPDLDVVVFERGEWVSYGACGLPYYVKGEIQSLQDLVSVTPEEFREERDIDLRTGHDVIDVDPDDRTVTARSDDGEVTVAYDHLLLATGAAAVEPPIEGLDREGVFTLGSMSDGNDLREYVARSRSDDDLHQPDRGPACQFLDTCSGPVGVVGGGYIGVEMAEALAANGFEVHLFQRGDRILKQFSEATSERILDHLRDQDVAVYLEDEVEALVGDDRVEAIETTDDRVPIDMALVGTGVRPRTELAEDAGIELGETGAIATDAYRETNKPDVYAAGDCAEAEHVVTGEAAYVPLALTANRHGRAVGQTVAGTPSKGGGIAGTAAVKAFEVEAARTGILDHEEGRAAGFDPITETIDAKSRAGYYPDGGTVTVTLTADRDSGRILGGCLVSEYGEGAVHRSHALVGAVTEGVTVDELSDYDLAYAPPFNTTWDPVLTAAKVLGGKLEPDR from the coding sequence GTGACTACGTTCGTCGTAGTCGGCGGCGACGCCGCCGGCATGTCGGCCGCGAGCAAGGCCAAACGAGACGATCCCGATCTCGACGTCGTCGTGTTCGAGCGGGGCGAGTGGGTGTCATACGGCGCCTGCGGGCTGCCGTACTACGTCAAGGGCGAGATCCAGTCGCTGCAGGATCTGGTTTCGGTGACGCCCGAGGAGTTCCGCGAGGAACGCGACATCGACCTCCGGACTGGCCACGACGTGATCGACGTCGACCCCGACGACCGCACCGTCACCGCCCGCAGCGACGACGGCGAGGTGACGGTGGCGTACGACCACCTGCTGCTGGCGACCGGCGCGGCCGCCGTCGAGCCGCCGATCGAGGGGCTCGACCGCGAGGGCGTCTTCACGCTCGGCTCGATGTCGGACGGCAACGACCTCCGCGAGTACGTCGCCCGATCGCGATCCGACGACGACCTCCACCAGCCCGATCGGGGCCCGGCCTGCCAGTTCCTCGACACCTGCAGCGGGCCGGTCGGGGTCGTCGGCGGCGGATACATCGGCGTCGAGATGGCCGAGGCGCTGGCGGCCAACGGCTTCGAGGTCCACCTGTTCCAGCGCGGCGACCGCATCCTCAAGCAGTTCAGCGAGGCGACGAGCGAGCGCATTCTCGATCACCTCCGCGATCAAGACGTCGCGGTGTACCTGGAAGACGAGGTCGAGGCGCTGGTCGGCGACGACCGCGTCGAGGCGATCGAGACGACCGACGACCGCGTCCCGATCGACATGGCGCTGGTCGGCACCGGCGTCCGACCGCGGACGGAACTGGCCGAGGACGCCGGGATCGAACTCGGCGAGACGGGCGCGATCGCGACCGACGCCTACCGTGAGACGAACAAACCCGACGTCTACGCGGCGGGCGACTGCGCCGAGGCCGAACACGTCGTCACGGGCGAAGCGGCGTACGTCCCGCTGGCGCTGACGGCGAACCGCCACGGGCGCGCGGTCGGTCAGACCGTCGCCGGGACGCCGTCGAAGGGCGGCGGAATCGCGGGGACGGCCGCCGTCAAGGCCTTCGAAGTCGAGGCCGCCCGGACCGGCATCCTCGACCACGAGGAGGGCCGCGCGGCGGGGTTCGATCCGATCACCGAGACGATCGACGCAAAGTCCCGCGCGGGCTACTACCCCGACGGCGGGACGGTGACCGTGACGCTCACCGCCGACCGCGACTCCGGTCGGATCCTGGGCGGCTGTCTCGTCTCGGAGTACGGGGAGGGCGCCGTCCACCGGAGCCACGCGCTCGTCGGCGCCGTGACCGAGGGCGTCACCGTCGACGAACTGTCGGACTACGACCTCGCCTACGCGCCGCCGTTCAACACCACATGGGACCCCGTGCTGACCGCGGCGAAGGTGCTGGGCGGGAAGCTCGAACCGGATCGGTAG
- a CDS encoding dihydrolipoyl dehydrogenase, translating to MEGYDFLVIGSGSGLDVANAAANRGQSVAVVEKGPLGGTCLNRGCIPSKMLLYRAEVLETIERADEFGIDASVEGVEFADIVRGVNEEVAEDADSIERGLSSSSRHDLYQAEARFVDEKTVELVAGDDQGEQLRAETVLIAAGARPSIPPIDGIEDVDYVTSKEALQLEAPPEHLVVIGGGYIAAELGHFFGTFGSDVSIVGRRPNLLPDADEEVAAEFTERLDDRLDVYAGYEATAVSQSDGEIAVEAREYPQPGEEPYPEPQSGEGAAERVTISGDELLVATGRTPNTDTLNVDAAGVETDDAGFVETDEYLRTTADGVWALGDIVGEYLLKHSANHEAQAVARNVLGDEPEPVDYTAMPFAVFSSPEVAGVGATEQELRTADTEYAKRTYRYEDTARGSAMKAEGFVKPLIDMEGEILGCHIVGPEASNLIEEVVVAMKAGSGTVRDIRESVHIHPALSEVVQRAFSGQFTRGGDHQHHHHH from the coding sequence ATGGAAGGGTACGACTTTCTGGTGATCGGCTCGGGCTCCGGCCTCGACGTCGCCAACGCGGCGGCGAACCGCGGGCAATCGGTCGCCGTCGTGGAGAAGGGGCCGCTCGGCGGGACGTGTCTGAACCGCGGCTGCATCCCCTCGAAGATGCTGCTGTACCGCGCGGAGGTCCTCGAAACGATCGAGCGCGCCGACGAGTTCGGCATCGACGCGTCGGTCGAGGGCGTCGAGTTCGCCGACATCGTCCGGGGGGTCAACGAGGAGGTCGCCGAGGACGCCGACTCGATCGAGCGGGGCCTGAGCTCGTCCTCCCGGCACGACCTGTATCAGGCCGAAGCCCGGTTCGTCGACGAGAAGACGGTCGAACTCGTCGCGGGCGACGATCAGGGCGAGCAACTACGGGCGGAGACCGTGCTGATCGCCGCCGGAGCGCGACCGTCGATTCCGCCGATCGACGGCATCGAGGACGTCGACTACGTGACCAGCAAGGAAGCGCTCCAGCTCGAAGCGCCGCCCGAACACCTCGTCGTGATCGGCGGGGGGTACATCGCCGCCGAGCTCGGCCACTTCTTCGGCACGTTCGGCAGCGACGTCTCGATCGTCGGTCGGCGTCCGAACCTGTTGCCGGACGCCGACGAGGAAGTCGCCGCCGAGTTCACCGAGCGACTCGACGATCGCCTCGACGTGTACGCGGGCTACGAGGCGACGGCGGTTTCGCAGTCGGACGGCGAGATCGCCGTGGAGGCCCGGGAGTACCCGCAGCCGGGAGAAGAGCCGTACCCGGAACCCCAATCCGGCGAGGGCGCCGCCGAGCGCGTGACCATCAGCGGCGACGAACTGCTCGTCGCGACCGGCAGAACTCCCAACACGGACACGCTGAACGTCGACGCGGCGGGCGTCGAGACCGACGACGCCGGGTTCGTCGAGACCGACGAGTACCTGCGGACGACGGCCGACGGCGTCTGGGCGCTGGGCGACATCGTCGGCGAGTACCTGCTGAAACACAGCGCCAACCACGAAGCGCAAGCGGTCGCGCGCAACGTCCTCGGCGACGAGCCGGAGCCGGTCGATTACACCGCGATGCCGTTCGCCGTGTTCTCCTCGCCGGAGGTCGCCGGCGTCGGCGCGACCGAACAGGAGCTGCGGACCGCCGACACGGAGTACGCCAAGCGAACCTACCGGTACGAGGACACGGCCCGTGGCAGCGCGATGAAGGCCGAGGGGTTCGTCAAGCCGCTCATCGATATGGAGGGCGAGATTCTTGGCTGTCACATCGTCGGTCCGGAAGCGTCGAACCTGATCGAGGAGGTCGTCGTCGCGATGAAAGCCGGGTCCGGGACCGTGCGAGATATTCGCGAGTCGGTCCACATCCACCCCGCGCTCTCGGAGGTCGTCCAGCGGGCGTTCTCCGGGCAGTTCACTCGCGGCGGCGACCACCAGCATCACCACCATCACTGA
- a CDS encoding 30S ribosomal protein S15 — MARMHTDRRGSSGSDHPTADEPPEWSDVDADEIEERVVELAEQGHDPSQIGMKLRDEGVKGTPVPDVKLATGKKVKEILEENDAESDLPEDLRNLLERSVRLYEHVEENPQDHQNKRALQNTESKVRRLANYYRGDEIDEDFKYTYERAKELL, encoded by the coding sequence ATGGCACGAATGCACACTGATCGCCGTGGGTCGTCCGGATCGGACCACCCCACGGCAGACGAACCGCCGGAGTGGAGCGACGTCGACGCCGACGAGATCGAAGAGCGCGTCGTCGAACTGGCAGAGCAGGGCCACGACCCGAGCCAGATCGGGATGAAACTGCGCGACGAGGGCGTGAAGGGCACGCCCGTCCCGGACGTCAAGCTGGCGACCGGCAAGAAGGTCAAGGAGATTCTCGAGGAGAACGACGCCGAGAGCGACCTCCCCGAGGACCTCCGGAACCTGCTCGAGCGCTCGGTTCGCCTCTACGAGCACGTCGAGGAGAACCCCCAGGACCACCAGAACAAGCGCGCGCTCCAGAACACCGAGTCGAAGGTTCGCCGCCTGGCCAACTACTACCGCGGCGACGAGATCGACGAGGACTTCAAGTACACCTACGAGCGAGCCAAGGAGCTCCTGTAG